A single window of Streptomyces aquilus DNA harbors:
- a CDS encoding PstS family phosphate ABC transporter substrate-binding protein — protein sequence MEWLSAENLVAVGTAVLGIAASGVMVWYERRVPRRKRIGYRVQMDNPIGDDVRSGRANVRLGLFNEAPDMADATLVLLRVENDGSQGIDRDDYTGPAPHGLTAVFTDRTIRGVSVTQPTDRDHLMDHFTPERGFGYEGNRLRIPRVPLNRGDHFKLLVLLSGGDVGRGIRLTGGLREGEVHPNRSATPDETPPLLSGPARLFTALLTLSVVALAGIIVARDDTRPPLGCEQGSLTVTGSTAFAPVVRTLAKEYEKDCEGADITVQARGSEAGVAELAAEGTKDVIAFSDGAMGDRLGLHGEKVALSAFTLVVNDRIALGAQGLSKQDVRRLYGGEITRWRQLDPALPDLPVTLVSRNADSGTRQTFQQRVLGTWERVPSTSLDCVHQDDRSASVVRCELDSTQDVLEAVSKVPGAIGYSELTVAAGHEGVRTVPLDGIAPSVKTDRYPYRGVEYAYTHRAARPGSLAAAFLAYLDEATSQDVIREYGHLPCERQEELCG from the coding sequence GTGGAATGGCTGAGCGCAGAGAACCTGGTCGCCGTCGGGACCGCCGTCCTCGGCATCGCCGCGTCCGGGGTCATGGTCTGGTACGAGCGCCGGGTGCCGCGCCGCAAGCGCATCGGGTACCGCGTCCAGATGGACAACCCGATCGGTGACGACGTCCGTTCGGGGCGGGCCAACGTCCGTCTGGGGCTCTTCAACGAGGCCCCGGACATGGCCGACGCCACGCTCGTCCTCCTCCGCGTCGAGAACGACGGCTCGCAGGGCATCGACCGCGACGACTACACGGGCCCCGCCCCGCACGGCCTGACCGCGGTCTTCACCGACCGCACCATCCGCGGCGTCTCGGTCACCCAGCCCACCGACCGCGACCACCTCATGGACCACTTCACCCCGGAACGCGGCTTCGGCTACGAGGGCAACCGGCTGCGCATCCCCCGCGTCCCGCTCAACCGCGGCGACCACTTCAAGCTGCTCGTCCTGCTGTCCGGCGGCGACGTGGGCCGCGGGATACGGCTCACCGGCGGGCTGCGCGAGGGCGAGGTGCACCCCAACCGCAGCGCGACCCCGGACGAGACCCCGCCCCTGCTCAGCGGCCCGGCGCGGCTGTTCACCGCCCTGCTCACGCTCTCCGTCGTCGCCCTCGCCGGCATCATCGTCGCCCGCGACGACACCAGACCCCCGCTCGGCTGCGAACAGGGCAGCCTCACGGTGACCGGCTCGACCGCCTTCGCGCCCGTGGTCAGGACGCTCGCGAAGGAGTACGAGAAGGACTGCGAGGGCGCCGACATCACCGTCCAGGCGCGCGGCAGCGAGGCCGGGGTCGCCGAACTCGCCGCCGAGGGGACGAAGGACGTCATCGCCTTCTCGGACGGAGCCATGGGCGACCGGCTGGGCCTGCACGGCGAGAAGGTGGCCCTGTCGGCCTTCACCCTCGTCGTGAACGACCGGATCGCCCTCGGCGCCCAGGGTCTGTCGAAACAGGACGTACGACGGCTCTACGGCGGCGAGATCACTCGCTGGCGCCAACTCGACCCCGCCCTCCCCGATCTGCCGGTCACCCTCGTCAGCCGCAACGCCGACTCCGGCACCCGGCAGACCTTCCAGCAGCGCGTCCTCGGCACCTGGGAGCGGGTGCCGAGCACGTCACTGGACTGCGTCCACCAGGACGACCGCTCGGCATCCGTCGTGCGCTGCGAACTCGACTCCACACAGGACGTGTTGGAGGCGGTGAGCAAGGTGCCCGGCGCCATCGGCTACAGCGAACTCACCGTCGCGGCGGGCCACGAGGGCGTGCGGACCGTGCCGCTCGACGGCATCGCCCCGTCCGTGAAGACCGACCGCTACCCCTACCGGGGCGTCGAGTACGCCTACACCCACCGCGCCGCGCGGCCCGGTTCGCTCGCCGCCGCCTTCCTCGCCTACCTCGACGAGGCCACGAGCCAGGACGTGATCCGCGAGTACGGCCATCTTCCGTGCGAGCGGCAAGAGGAGTTGTGTGGGTGA
- a CDS encoding M20/M25/M40 family metallo-hydrolase gives MRPSRRTVLTVTGGAALAAGTGAAEAAGAAEAAPLGGRPPATAQPPTRELRALLREIDPARIEATVRKLVSFGTRHTLSTQDDPARGIGAARDWLLAELRSYAAGSGGRMTAELQSYVQEPGPRIPTPTRITNVVATLRGSVTPDRIYVVSGHYDSRVTDVMDATSDAPGADDDASGVAVVLELARVMAKRRPAATIVFAAVAGEEQGLFGSAYLAQQFKAAGADVQGMFTNDIVGSPTADDGTRDPYTIRLFAEGVPSSETAEQAAIRRSVGGENDSATRQLARFVRDVADNDATGMHIRVVYRRDRYRRGGDHIPFLERAYPAARFTEPAEDFAHQHQDVRVEDGKQYGDLPEFCDFDFTARVAKVNGAALWTLAQAPGTPRGAKIVTTLLTNSTRLVWTRGTEPDLAGYEIVWRETTAPEWTHVVPVGDVTTYEVDLSKDNVFFGVRAVNTKGLRSPVAFPDPQA, from the coding sequence ATGCGTCCCAGCAGAAGAACGGTCCTGACCGTGACGGGAGGGGCCGCGCTGGCCGCGGGTACCGGCGCGGCCGAGGCAGCCGGGGCAGCCGAGGCGGCACCGCTCGGCGGCCGGCCACCGGCCACCGCCCAGCCCCCGACCCGTGAACTCCGAGCACTGTTAAGGGAGATCGACCCCGCCCGCATCGAGGCCACGGTCCGCAAGCTCGTCTCCTTCGGTACCCGCCACACCCTCTCCACCCAGGACGACCCGGCCCGCGGCATCGGCGCCGCCCGCGACTGGCTGCTGGCGGAGCTGCGCTCGTACGCCGCCGGTTCGGGCGGCCGGATGACGGCGGAACTCCAGTCGTACGTCCAGGAACCGGGCCCGCGCATCCCGACGCCGACCCGGATCACCAACGTCGTCGCCACCCTGCGCGGCTCGGTGACGCCGGACCGGATCTACGTCGTCTCCGGGCACTACGACTCCCGGGTCACCGACGTCATGGACGCCACCTCCGACGCGCCGGGCGCGGACGACGACGCGTCCGGGGTGGCGGTCGTCCTGGAGCTGGCGCGGGTGATGGCGAAACGCCGACCCGCCGCGACGATCGTGTTCGCGGCGGTGGCGGGGGAGGAGCAGGGCCTGTTCGGATCGGCTTACCTGGCCCAGCAGTTCAAGGCCGCAGGGGCGGACGTCCAGGGCATGTTCACCAACGACATCGTCGGCAGCCCGACCGCGGACGACGGCACCCGCGACCCGTACACCATCCGGCTCTTCGCGGAAGGCGTGCCGTCCTCGGAGACCGCCGAGCAGGCCGCGATCCGCCGCTCGGTGGGCGGCGAGAACGACTCGGCCACCCGCCAACTCGCCCGCTTCGTACGGGACGTGGCCGACAACGACGCCACCGGCATGCACATCCGCGTCGTCTACCGCCGGGACCGCTACCGCCGCGGCGGCGACCACATCCCGTTCCTCGAACGCGCCTACCCCGCCGCCCGCTTCACCGAGCCCGCCGAGGACTTCGCCCACCAGCACCAGGACGTCCGTGTCGAGGACGGCAAGCAGTACGGCGACCTCCCCGAGTTCTGCGACTTCGACTTCACCGCCCGCGTCGCCAAGGTCAACGGCGCCGCCCTGTGGACGCTGGCGCAGGCCCCGGGCACCCCGAGGGGCGCGAAGATCGTCACGACCCTGCTCACCAACTCCACCCGGCTCGTGTGGACGCGGGGCACGGAACCGGACCTCGCCGGCTACGAGATCGTGTGGCGGGAGACGACGGCGCCCGAGTGGACGCATGTCGTCCCGGTCGGCGACGTGACGACGTACGAGGTCGACCTGTCGAAGGACAACGTCTTCTTCGGGGTACGGGCGGTGAACACGAAGGGGCTCAGAAGCCCGGTGGCCTTCCCCGACCCACAGGCCTGA
- a CDS encoding DNA-binding response regulator gives MIRLLLADDEDLLRGALAALLSLEDDLTVVAEATTSTDAVRLALEHRPDIAVLDLEMPPTDGLRAAEEIRAGRPGTHVVLVTRHARPAVLRRALAAGVRGFVPKTTPAARLSEILRDIAAGRRYVDPDIAASALTEDDCPLSARELEVLRAARTGASVAEIAQQVHLAQGTVRNYLSAAMSKLGATTRHAAAHHAWQQGWI, from the coding sequence GTGATCCGGCTCCTCCTCGCCGACGACGAGGATCTCCTGCGCGGTGCCCTCGCCGCCCTGCTCTCCCTGGAGGACGACCTCACCGTGGTCGCGGAGGCCACGACCTCCACCGACGCCGTGCGGCTCGCCCTCGAACACCGGCCCGACATCGCCGTACTGGATCTGGAGATGCCGCCCACGGACGGGCTGCGGGCCGCCGAGGAGATCCGGGCCGGGCGGCCGGGCACCCACGTCGTCCTCGTCACCCGGCACGCCCGGCCCGCCGTGCTGCGCCGCGCGCTGGCCGCAGGGGTGCGCGGGTTCGTGCCGAAGACCACCCCCGCCGCCCGGCTGTCCGAGATCCTCCGGGACATCGCCGCGGGGCGCCGCTACGTCGACCCCGACATCGCCGCGTCCGCGCTGACCGAGGACGACTGCCCGCTCAGCGCACGGGAGTTGGAGGTGCTGCGGGCGGCCCGCACCGGGGCGTCGGTGGCGGAGATCGCCCAGCAGGTCCATCTGGCGCAGGGGACCGTGCGCAACTACCTCTCCGCCGCGATGTCCAAGCTGGGGGCCACCACCCGGCACGCGGCGGCCCATCACGCCTGGCAGCAGGGCTGGATCTAG
- a CDS encoding sensor histidine kinase yields the protein MDEGAGLAGFRRYTWWAVPGTVLCVLVVAYGTWALDGDVPLWARAPVVPALAVHAVAAVVLLGGSMAERAPGSRPRAGWIVTACLAAAVLAVPPLARHNYGLWAVAPAVTVAIVAAGLPAVPGRRWLIGAAVAFALLPGGAVSLAAGDGELAYAALFPAFLTAFTVWTVLGPLWAWRIAGRLDRARRLEAELAVKDERLRFASDLHDIQGHHLQVIALKAELASRLAEADPPRAAAEMREIRQLCADALRDTRAVVQGIRRTTLDDEIANATRVLAAAGIDARMSLEPAAREGQLGDPARGLLGLVMREATTNVLRHSQARTAEVDYRRVDDRVRLRIANDGAVTRPDSADGTGLRGLAERLRGAGGELTWERADGDRFTVTATLPVQGAAE from the coding sequence GTGGACGAGGGGGCGGGGCTCGCGGGTTTCCGGCGGTACACGTGGTGGGCCGTGCCGGGGACCGTGCTGTGTGTGCTGGTGGTGGCGTACGGGACCTGGGCGCTGGACGGGGACGTGCCGCTGTGGGCACGGGCGCCGGTCGTGCCGGCGCTGGCCGTGCACGCCGTGGCCGCCGTCGTGCTGCTCGGCGGGTCGATGGCGGAGCGGGCGCCGGGCTCGCGGCCGCGCGCGGGATGGATCGTCACCGCCTGTCTCGCCGCCGCCGTGCTCGCCGTACCGCCGTTGGCGCGGCACAACTACGGGCTGTGGGCGGTCGCCCCGGCCGTGACCGTGGCGATCGTCGCGGCCGGTCTGCCCGCCGTCCCCGGCAGACGGTGGCTGATCGGGGCTGCCGTCGCGTTCGCGCTGCTGCCCGGCGGCGCGGTGAGTCTGGCCGCCGGCGACGGCGAGTTGGCTTACGCGGCCCTCTTCCCGGCCTTTCTGACGGCGTTCACCGTGTGGACCGTGCTCGGGCCGCTGTGGGCGTGGCGGATCGCGGGGCGGCTGGACCGGGCGCGGCGGCTGGAGGCGGAGCTGGCGGTGAAGGACGAGCGGCTGCGGTTCGCCTCCGACCTCCATGACATCCAGGGCCATCACCTGCAAGTCATCGCCCTGAAGGCCGAATTGGCGTCGCGGCTCGCCGAGGCCGATCCGCCCCGCGCCGCCGCCGAGATGCGGGAGATACGGCAGCTGTGCGCGGACGCGCTGCGGGACACGCGGGCCGTCGTGCAGGGCATTCGCCGTACGACGCTCGACGACGAGATCGCCAACGCCACCCGGGTGCTGGCGGCGGCCGGGATCGATGCGCGGATGTCGCTCGAACCTGCCGCGCGGGAGGGGCAGTTGGGTGACCCCGCCCGCGGTCTCCTCGGGCTCGTGATGCGTGAGGCCACCACCAACGTGCTGCGCCACAGCCAGGCCCGCACCGCCGAGGTCGACTACCGACGCGTCGACGACCGGGTCCGGCTGCGGATCGCCAACGACGGGGCCGTCACCCGTCCCGACAGCGCCGACGGCACCGGGCTGCGGGGGCTCGCCGAACGACTGCGGGGCGCGGGAGGGGAGTTGACCTGGGAGCGGGCGGACGGCGACCGTTTCACGGTGACCGCGACACTGCCCGTGCAGGGGGCCGCCGAGTGA
- a CDS encoding SLATT domain-containing protein, which translates to MGQPEMQPEGPPQDERGGEAAGPRPGDLTGRTFPLGDWGEPAPRLDELYRWVERGALDTAAWYLADRVWKRRGARALRGGAAAGALAGASLPLLDLTGVVGSVAAWGYLALLLAVACVAVDRFFGVTSGWIRDVATAQAVQRRLQVLQFDWASESVREVLGPAEGTAGEAAERCLGVLRRFSEDITELVRVETTDWMVEFRTGSAPLGIQTAVAGAPRADANVVQGRFPLPPGAGGTRPNMPRQRPPEPR; encoded by the coding sequence GTGGGTCAGCCGGAGATGCAGCCCGAGGGTCCGCCTCAGGACGAGCGGGGCGGGGAGGCGGCCGGGCCGCGGCCGGGCGACCTGACGGGGCGGACGTTCCCCCTCGGGGACTGGGGCGAGCCCGCGCCCCGGCTGGACGAGCTGTACCGGTGGGTGGAGCGCGGGGCGCTCGACACCGCCGCCTGGTATCTCGCGGACCGGGTGTGGAAGCGGCGGGGCGCGCGGGCCCTGCGGGGCGGGGCGGCGGCCGGTGCGCTCGCCGGGGCCTCGCTGCCGCTGCTCGACCTCACCGGGGTGGTCGGCTCCGTCGCGGCCTGGGGGTATCTCGCGCTGCTGCTCGCCGTCGCGTGCGTCGCGGTTGATCGGTTCTTCGGGGTCACGTCCGGGTGGATAAGGGACGTGGCCACCGCGCAGGCCGTACAGCGGCGGCTCCAGGTGCTCCAGTTCGACTGGGCCTCGGAGAGTGTGCGGGAGGTGCTGGGGCCGGCCGAGGGGACCGCCGGGGAGGCCGCCGAGCGGTGTCTCGGGGTGCTGCGCCGGTTCTCGGAGGACATCACCGAGCTGGTGCGTGTGGAGACGACGGACTGGATGGTGGAGTTCCGGACCGGGTCCGCGCCGCTGGGCATCCAGACGGCGGTGGCGGGGGCGCCGCGGGCGGACGCGAACGTGGTGCAGGGGAGGTTTCCGTTGCCTCCGGGGGCGGGGGGCACGCGGCCGAACATGCCTCGGCAGCGGCCGCCTGAGCCCAGGTGA
- a CDS encoding YbaB/EbfC family nucleoid-associated protein, whose amino-acid sequence MIPGGGQPNMQQLLQQAQKMQQDLANAQEELARTEVDGQAGGGLVKATVTGSGELRALKIDPKAVDPEDTETLADLIVAAVQAANENAQTLQQQKLGPLAQGLGGGIPGLPF is encoded by the coding sequence GTGATCCCCGGTGGTGGCCAGCCCAATATGCAGCAGCTGCTCCAGCAGGCCCAGAAGATGCAGCAGGACCTGGCGAACGCGCAGGAGGAACTGGCGAGGACCGAGGTCGACGGCCAGGCCGGCGGCGGCCTGGTCAAGGCGACGGTCACCGGCTCCGGTGAGCTGCGCGCCCTGAAGATCGACCCGAAGGCGGTGGACCCGGAGGACACCGAGACCCTCGCCGACCTGATCGTGGCGGCCGTACAGGCGGCCAACGAGAACGCGCAGACCCTCCAGCAGCAGAAGCTCGGCCCGCTGGCCCAGGGCCTGGGCGGCGGCATCCCCGGCCTGCCGTTCTAG
- the recR gene encoding recombination mediator RecR — translation MYEGVVQDLIDELGRLPGVGPKSAQRIAFHILQAEPTDVRRLAQALMEVKAKVRFCATCGNVAQEELCNICRDPRRDPSVICVVEEPKDVVAIERTREFRGKYHVLGGAISPIEGVGPDDLRIRELLARLADGTVTELILATDPNLEGEATATYLARMIKPMGLKVTRLASGLPVGGDLEYADEVTLGRAFEGRRLLDV, via the coding sequence TTGTACGAAGGCGTGGTGCAGGACCTCATCGACGAACTGGGGCGGCTGCCCGGCGTCGGTCCCAAGAGCGCCCAGCGGATCGCCTTCCACATCCTCCAGGCGGAACCGACGGACGTACGGCGGCTCGCGCAGGCGTTGATGGAGGTCAAGGCGAAGGTCCGCTTCTGCGCGACCTGCGGCAACGTCGCGCAGGAGGAACTGTGCAACATCTGCCGTGACCCCCGCCGCGACCCCTCCGTCATCTGCGTGGTGGAGGAGCCGAAGGACGTGGTGGCGATCGAGCGCACCCGGGAGTTCCGGGGCAAGTACCACGTCCTGGGCGGCGCCATCAGCCCCATCGAGGGCGTGGGTCCCGACGACCTGCGTATACGAGAACTTCTCGCGCGGTTGGCCGACGGGACGGTCACGGAACTGATCCTGGCCACGGACCCGAACCTGGAGGGCGAGGCGACCGCCACCTACCTCGCCCGCATGATCAAGCCCATGGGCCTCAAGGTCACCCGCCTGGCCAGCGGCCTCCCGGTGGGTGGCGACCTGGAATACGCGGACGAGGTGACCCTCGGCCGCGCCTTCGAGGGGAGACGACTCCTAGATGTCTGA
- a CDS encoding DUF5063 domain-containing protein yields MSDATLHATAQDPDDFAVQIADQVESFLVAVTEVAKGDEPDSAVPFLLLEVSQLLLAGGRLGAHEDIVPDERYEPDLGPEPDVDELRENLARLLEPIDVYSEVFDPYEPRKSPVPARISDDLTDVITDLRHGMAHYRAGRTTEALWWWQFSYFSNWGTTASATLRALHSVLAHVRLNQPLEELDGLDTDQSMGDETLEFEAGKVMAEEIGEPLGVRPGK; encoded by the coding sequence ATGTCTGACGCCACACTGCACGCCACTGCGCAGGACCCCGACGACTTCGCGGTCCAGATCGCCGACCAGGTGGAGAGTTTCCTGGTGGCGGTGACCGAGGTGGCGAAGGGCGACGAGCCCGACTCGGCCGTCCCCTTCCTCCTCCTGGAGGTCTCCCAGCTCCTGCTGGCCGGCGGCCGCCTGGGCGCGCACGAGGACATCGTGCCGGACGAGCGCTACGAGCCCGACCTGGGCCCGGAGCCGGACGTGGACGAACTCCGCGAGAACCTGGCCCGCCTGCTGGAGCCGATCGACGTGTACTCGGAGGTCTTCGACCCCTACGAGCCGCGCAAGTCCCCGGTCCCGGCCCGCATCTCCGACGACCTCACGGACGTCATCACCGACCTCCGCCACGGCATGGCCCACTACCGCGCGGGCCGCACCACGGAGGCCCTGTGGTGGTGGCAGTTCTCCTACTTCTCCAACTGGGGCACGACGGCGTCGGCGACCCTCCGCGCCCTGCACTCGGTCCTGGCCCACGTCCGCCTGAACCAGCCCCTGGAGGAGTTGGACGGCCTGGACACCGACCAGAGCATGGGCGACGAGACCCTGGAGTTCGAGGCGGGCAAGGTGATGGCGGAGGAGATCGGGGAACCGCTGGGGGTACGTCCGGGGAAGTAA
- a CDS encoding trypco2 family protein, which produces MADEAWAGLAEAIGAIRSELRQAARDGAGDEIQFRTGAVEIEFAVDVKLDGEARAKVLVLPFSAEAKLARSKGTTNRVKITLQPVDAEGTDLRIKDDSGERPK; this is translated from the coding sequence GTGGCGGACGAGGCGTGGGCGGGGCTGGCGGAGGCGATCGGGGCGATCCGCTCCGAGCTGCGGCAGGCGGCGCGGGACGGGGCGGGGGATGAGATCCAGTTCCGGACGGGCGCGGTGGAGATCGAGTTCGCGGTGGACGTGAAGCTGGACGGAGAGGCGCGGGCGAAGGTCCTGGTGCTGCCGTTCAGCGCGGAGGCGAAACTCGCACGGTCCAAGGGCACGACGAACCGAGTGAAGATCACGCTCCAGCCGGTCGACGCCGAGGGGACGGATCTGCGTATCAAGGACGACTCGGGGGAACGCCCCAAATAA
- a CDS encoding tetratricopeptide repeat protein gives MDVRRVVEVWNPVGKCAGTGYLVADGLVLTALHNVLGCDQVEVRRLGDEGAAWAAAEVRWPETLPDLKREPQADAALVAITDPGWRALSGVEPVRWGRIDRSVVGEKRLGCVAVGFPRSEVRDGLRDTKEIRGHIETLTGLKSEGLITAYVDDVAVPSKPDEKSRWAGASGAALFARGRLVGVVTTDRQRDYEADQLTAVSVASLAARPGFAVEVRAAGAELIPEEVTAADEERARTAYDVEVRRGVNNLPELPSPIFVGRAEAMAALERALAADSQTITQTVHGLGGVGKTTLALHYAHDHVGAYRMVWWIRADTPELIEAGFAALTLRLRGGETEGDLTTAQAAEWAVGWLQTHPGWLLVFDNAERAEDVYAWTGQLRAAGRHLITSRYKRGWVCDPIPLAVLDEDASLALLSRLGGADDEDEARALADDLGHLPLALEQAGAFIGQTGITIAEYRDMLRSHPDRTTDAAPGGSDPARTVARIWRITLDALQERDPRAVEILRIAAWYAPTGIPRTLLAPLAEDALDLAQLLGLLADYNMITLDEAGIGVHRLVQTVARTPSESGGDPHREPDRIRAACDRAVELMLVGLPDDPKRNVAGWPTWRALLPHVEALLDVVNPEEDTAEIDLMLTLAGSFVEGQGQLSQAIGYFKRSLAAATRLKGEDDPSTLTSRNNLAAAYQSEGDLVRAIPLLERTLADRVRVLGEDHPRTLTSRNNLAGAYEAVGDLGRAIPLHERTLADRVRVLGEDHPDTLSSQNNLGSAYEAVGDLGRAIPLLERTLADRVRVLGEDHPDTLLSRNNLAYAYRAAGDPDRAIPLYEHAFAACLRVLGEDHPTTRLVRDNLAVAHAEES, from the coding sequence GTGGACGTGCGGCGGGTCGTGGAGGTCTGGAATCCGGTCGGGAAGTGTGCGGGGACGGGCTACCTGGTTGCGGATGGGTTGGTCCTGACGGCACTTCACAATGTGCTGGGCTGCGACCAGGTGGAGGTCCGGCGGCTGGGTGACGAGGGGGCGGCGTGGGCGGCGGCTGAGGTGCGCTGGCCGGAGACGCTTCCTGACCTGAAGAGGGAGCCGCAGGCCGACGCGGCGTTGGTCGCGATCACGGACCCGGGGTGGCGAGCGCTGTCGGGCGTCGAACCTGTCAGATGGGGCAGGATTGACAGGTCGGTGGTGGGGGAGAAGCGGCTGGGGTGCGTCGCGGTCGGCTTCCCCCGGTCGGAGGTCCGTGACGGTCTCCGGGACACCAAGGAGATCCGCGGCCACATCGAGACACTGACCGGGCTGAAGTCCGAGGGGCTGATCACGGCATACGTCGACGATGTCGCCGTTCCCAGCAAGCCGGACGAGAAGTCGCGGTGGGCGGGGGCGTCGGGGGCGGCGTTGTTCGCGAGGGGGCGGCTCGTCGGAGTCGTGACGACCGACCGGCAACGGGACTATGAAGCCGACCAGTTGACGGCGGTGTCGGTGGCGTCGCTGGCGGCTCGCCCGGGATTCGCCGTGGAGGTGAGGGCGGCCGGGGCGGAGCTGATCCCGGAGGAGGTCACGGCCGCGGATGAGGAGCGGGCGCGCACGGCGTACGACGTCGAGGTCCGGCGAGGCGTGAACAACTTGCCGGAACTGCCGTCGCCGATCTTCGTCGGCAGGGCGGAGGCGATGGCGGCCCTGGAGCGTGCTCTGGCCGCGGATTCGCAGACGATCACCCAGACGGTGCACGGACTGGGCGGAGTCGGGAAGACGACACTGGCCCTGCACTACGCCCACGACCACGTGGGGGCGTACCGGATGGTGTGGTGGATCCGCGCGGACACGCCTGAGCTGATCGAGGCGGGCTTCGCGGCACTCACGCTCCGCCTGCGGGGCGGGGAGACGGAGGGCGACCTCACGACGGCTCAAGCCGCCGAGTGGGCGGTCGGGTGGTTGCAGACGCATCCGGGGTGGCTGCTGGTCTTCGACAACGCGGAGAGGGCGGAGGACGTGTATGCCTGGACAGGCCAACTCCGGGCTGCGGGCCGCCACTTGATCACCAGCCGGTACAAGAGGGGCTGGGTCTGTGATCCGATCCCCTTGGCCGTGCTGGACGAGGACGCCTCGCTGGCGCTTCTCTCCCGCCTCGGCGGTGCCGACGACGAGGACGAGGCCCGCGCGCTCGCGGACGACCTGGGCCATCTCCCCCTCGCCCTGGAACAGGCGGGAGCCTTCATCGGGCAGACCGGGATCACGATCGCCGAGTACCGGGACATGCTGCGCAGCCACCCGGACCGCACCACGGACGCGGCGCCGGGTGGTTCGGACCCCGCACGGACGGTGGCCCGGATCTGGCGCATCACCCTGGACGCACTCCAGGAACGGGACCCTCGGGCCGTGGAGATCCTGAGGATCGCCGCGTGGTACGCCCCGACGGGCATTCCACGCACCCTGCTCGCGCCGCTGGCCGAGGACGCGCTCGACCTCGCACAACTCCTCGGGCTGTTGGCCGACTACAACATGATCACGCTCGACGAGGCGGGAATCGGCGTGCATCGCTTGGTCCAGACGGTGGCGCGAACGCCGTCGGAGTCGGGAGGTGATCCGCATCGCGAACCGGACCGCATCAGGGCTGCGTGTGATCGGGCCGTGGAGCTGATGCTGGTCGGGCTACCGGACGATCCCAAACGAAACGTCGCAGGTTGGCCAACCTGGAGGGCCCTGCTCCCTCACGTCGAAGCGCTCCTCGACGTGGTGAACCCGGAGGAGGACACTGCCGAGATTGACCTGATGCTCACGCTGGCGGGGAGCTTCGTTGAAGGGCAAGGGCAGCTGAGCCAGGCCATTGGGTACTTCAAGCGCTCTCTGGCGGCGGCCACGCGACTGAAGGGTGAGGATGACCCGAGCACGCTGACCTCGCGGAACAACCTGGCCGCCGCATATCAATCGGAGGGGGATCTGGTGCGGGCCATTCCGTTGCTAGAACGGACGTTGGCGGATCGTGTGCGGGTGTTGGGTGAGGATCATCCGCGCACGCTGACCTCGCGGAACAACCTGGCTGGCGCGTATGAGGCGGTGGGGGATCTGGGGCGGGCCATTCCGTTGCATGAGCGGACGTTGGCGGATCGTGTGCGGGTGTTGGGTGAGGATCATCCGGACACGTTGTCCTCGCAGAACAACCTGGGTTCCGCGTATGAGGCGGTGGGGGACCTGGGGCGGGCGATTCCGTTGCTTGAGCGGACGTTGGCGGATCGTGTGCGGGTGTTGGGTGAGGATCATCCGGACACGTTGCTCTCGCGGAACAACCTGGCTTACGCGTACCGGGCGGCAGGGGATCCGGACAGGGCGATTCCGTTGTACGAGCACGCATTCGCCGCCTGTCTCCGAGTGCTGGGCGAGGACCACCCGACGACACGGCTCGTGCGCGACAATCTGGCCGTTGCACATGCCGAGGAATCCTGA